Proteins from a single region of Nomia melanderi isolate GNS246 chromosome 11, iyNomMela1, whole genome shotgun sequence:
- the LOC116433889 gene encoding COMM domain-containing protein 5, producing the protein MTTFQTQLLYALGNRTKIFPELKKVFVRPLIQIAVKVINQEHIEEGILDRISQKYNVPEESVDEYYSVIHTILKVHLSMLCQNVKPGEFKQTLEELKLSSDCIEDLSTVIYGQKRPELIAGLINRTKFYAHLVSCKWRVDITISSNILNRVLEPHIIMKWTFSNGEQQVFELSMSKFHQLRHAVATILVEMQKVEQKCTSKNIISS; encoded by the exons ATGACAACTTTTCAAACGCAACTTTTGTATGCGTTAGGGAATAGAACAAAAATTTTTCCTGAGTTAAAAAAGGTGTTTGTCCGTCCTCTCATACAGA TTGCTGTGAAGGTAATAAATCAGGAACATATAGAGGAGGGAATATTAGACAGAATAAGTCAAAAATACAATGTACCAGAAGAATCTGTGGATGAGTATTATTCAGTAATTCATACGATACTAAAGGTTCACTTAAGCATGCTATGCCAAAATGTGAAACCTGGAGAATTCAAGCAAACATTAGAAGAATTAaa ATTATCTTCTGACTGTATAGAGGATTTGTCTACAGTGATCTATGGTCAGAAAAGACCAGAATTGATAGCAGGTTTAATCAATAGAACCAAGTTTTATGCACATTTAGTATCTTGCAAATGGCGCGTGGATATTACTATTTCCTCCAA CATCTTAAATAGAGTCTTGGAACCacatattataatgaaatgGACATTCAGCAATGGAGAACAACAGGTATTTGAATTATCTATGTCAAAATTCCATCAATTACGACATGCTGTTGCAACTATACTTGTGGAAATGCAAAAAGTTGAACAAAAATGTAcatcaaaaaatattataagcaGTTGA
- the ND-30 gene encoding NADH:ubiquinone oxidoreductase core subunit S3 yields the protein MTSLLRNCLRLSRNLSVTTPKCYPKLLPSLRANSTVAETTEAQPTIRKPSRVDVENLKEFGQYVSECLPKYVQKIQIVTGDELEVLIAPEGVVPVITFLKDNQNALFTNLSDITAVDVPSRTYRFEIVYNILSLKYNSRVRVKTYTDELTPIPSIVSVHDSANWYEREVWDMYGVYFSNHPDLRRILTDYGFEGHPLRKDFPLSGYVEVRYDDEKMRVVCEPLELTQEFRRFELSTPWEQFPNFRESGPAIEEEPKKK from the exons ATGACATCTCTATTGAGAAATTGTTTACGACTTTCACGAAATTTATCTGTCACAACACCAAAAT GTTATCCAAAACTTCTCCCATCGCTAAGAGCAAACTCAACGGTAGCTGAAACAACAGAAGCACAAC CAACAATACGTAAACCTAGCCGAGTGGATGtagaaaatttaaaggaatttgGTCAGTATGTCAGCGAATGTTTACCAAAATATGTGCAAAAGATCCAAATTGTTACTGGCGATGAACTTGAGGTATTAATTGCTCCAGAAGGAGTTGTTCCGGTAATAACATTTTTGAAAGATAATCAGAATGcactatttacaaatttatccGATATAACTGCAGTAGATGTACCCTCTCGTACATACAGATTCGAG ATTGTCTACAATATtctatcattaaaatataattcacgtGTTAGGGTAAAAACATATACAGACGAATTGACACCTATTCCATCGATAGTATCTGTGCACGATAGTGCTAACTGGTACGAACGAGAAGTGTGGGATATGTATGGTGTGTACTTTTCAAATCATCCGGATCTTCGTAGAATTCTCACAGACTATGGTTTCGAAGGACATCCATTAAGGAAAGATTTTCCACTATCTGGTTACGTCGAG GTACGTTACGACGATGAAAAGATGAGAGTGGTGTGCGAACCGTTAGAATTGACACAGGAATTTCGTAGATTTGAATTGTCTACCCCATGGGAACAGTTCCCCAATTTCCGCGAAAGTGGACCTGCTATTGAGGAAGAaccaaaaaagaaataa
- the hrm gene encoding solute carrier family 16 member hermes, with protein MTMQRVQDQDNGINIKFGAREKGKKGDYMLVSQHSEKEKSNNVNGTNKQIKHVTAEEELVPPDGGWGWLVLLASVMVNLLIPGTVKSFGVLFVEFLEVFDASPAAAAWIPALCYFLYSSLGPLSSVLSVKYSYRTVTLLGGTFAAVGMMLSYFANSVAFLCISYGVLVGTGAGLAFPPTVYIVTSYFVRLRGLANGLCISGSALGSIFLPPILGILLREYGYRGAVLIMGAVTLNVWASALLYEPVEKHMVPGSSSNKSNDRDLEAATVTVTSLEDEKKSNHVISSANTNEKPAPMVPKSASSVALEYYKNTPVQGRTRKISMPTGREITGQMHSTPALHAVPERGGGGGGVGGVGEHNRLSRRKSPFQSPSTSSFNYISTPYHGSTLSALHPERASTLTLNAISSTFTRKPVDETTKDEEKQPQNKFFDCSLLRDPIYLVILISNSTNAVSYTNFVILLPAYAISLGFDKNMSSLLLSIVSVLDLIGRIGGSALSDVSIMPKHWYFVGGLLISGISLALLPIAKEYTMLSIYCGVFGLASGIYVGITAVIMADMLGTEKLTSSYGISLFVNGIIQLIGPPICGLVFEQIGSYGPIFSILGIILVVGASLWGFVPFIRKRQDALEKAHPVEKL; from the exons ATGACAATGCAACGAGTCCAAGATCAAGACAATGGGATCAACATCAAATTCGGGGcgagggaaaaagggaaaaagggggaTTACATGCTCGTGTCGCAGCACTCGGAGAAAGAGAAGAGTAACAATGTCAATGGGACCAACAAGCAGA TTAAACACGTAACAGCCGAGGAAGAGTTAGTCCCACCAGATGGAGGATGGGGATGGCTTGTACTTTTAGCGTCTGTCATGGTCAATCTTCTCATCCCAGGGACAGTGAAATCTTTTGGTGTCTTGTTTGTTGAATTCCTTGAGGTTTTCGACGCGTCACCTGCTGCAGCTGCTTGGATACCAGCTCTGTGTTATTTTCTGTACAGTTCCCTGG GTCCACTTTCCAGTGTGCTGTCAGTGAAATATTCCTATCGAACTGTAACACTTCTTGGCGGAACATTTGCAGCTGTGGGAATGATGTTAAGTTACTTTGCGAATTCTGTGGCCTTTTTGTGCATTAG ttatgGAGTCCTGGTAGGAACAGGAGCAGGATTAGCTTTCCCGCCAACCGTGTACATTGTAACTTCTTATTTTGTACGACTACGAGGGCTTGCAAATGGTCTCTGCATATCTGGTAGTGCACTAGGTTCGATATTCCTTCCTCCCATCCTAGGAATTCTTCTTCGAGAATATGGATACAG AGGTGCAGTATTAATAATGGGTGCTGTCACTTTGAATGTATGGGCGAGTGCTCTTTTGTACGAACCAGTGGAAAAGCACATGGTGCCCGGTTCATCGTCGAACAAGTCGAATGACCGTGACTTGGAAGCCGCCACTGTAACCGTAACTAGTCTCGAAGACGAGAAGAAATCGAATCACGTGATTTCTTCGGCGAACACGAACGAGAAGCCTGCGCCGATGGTGCCAAAGAGCGCGTCCAGCGTCGcattagaatattacaaaaacacGCCGGTGCAAGGGAGGACTAGAAAGATCAGTATGCCGACGGGACGAGAAATAACGGGCCAGATGCACAGCACGCCCGCGTTGCACGCGGTCCCGGAgcgcggcggaggcggcggcggcgtcggcggcgtcgGCGAGCATAACAGGTTGTCAAGACGCAAGTCGCCGTTCCAGTCACCGAGCACGTCGTCGTTTAATTATATTAGCACACCGTACCACGGGAGCACCCTTTCCGCCTTACACCCAGAAAGGGCGTCCACGCTGACACTGAACGCGATCTCGAGCACGTTCACGCGAAAGCCCGTGGACGAGACGACCAAAGACGAGGAGAAGCAGCCGCAGAACAAGTTCTTCGACTGCAGCTTGCTCAGAGACCCGATTTATCTCGTAATCCTGATCTCGAACTCGACGAACGCGGTCAGCTACACAAACTTCGTTATACTACTGCCAGCTTATGCGATCTCGTTGGGCTTCGACAAGAACATGTCTTCCCTTCTCCTTTCGATCGTCTCGGTCTTAGACTTGATTGGACGTATCGGGGGCTCCGCTCTCTCCGATGTCTCGATAATGCCAAAGCATTGGTACTTTGTTGGAGGACTGCTCATCTCCGGAATCTCGTTAGCCCTCTTACCGATCGCGAAAGAGTACACGATGCTGTCAATTTACTGCGGTGTCTTCGGCCTAGCGTCCGGCATTTACGTCGGCATCACCGCGGTCATCATGGCCGACATGCTGGGAACAGAGAAGTTGACCTCCTCCTACGGTATCTCTTTGTTCGTCAACGGAATCATTCAGCTGATCGGCCCGCCGATCTGCGGCCTCGTATTCGAACAGATTGGAAGCTACGGGCCAATCTTTAGTATCTTAGGTATCATTTTGGTGGTAGGCGCGTCCTTGTGGGGCTTCGTGCCGTTTATCCGTAAACGGCAGGACGCCCTCGAGAAAGCTCATCCGGTCGAGAAATTATAG
- the IscU gene encoding iron-sulfur cluster assembly enzyme, with the protein MSLLRSLPAINKTSKLISRSVPAVFYHPNVLDHYENPRNVGSLDKNDSQVGTGLVGAPACGDVMKLQIKVDSDGKIIDAKFKTFGCGSAIASSSLATEWVKGKTVDEALKLKNTDIAKELCLPPVKLHCSMLAEDAIKAALSDYRIKQQAKSKENESNDSTPKET; encoded by the exons ATGTCTTTGCTACGCTCGTTGCCCGCGATTAACAAAACTTCGAAATTAATATCTCGAAGCGTGCCAGCTGTTTTTTACCACCCCAAT GTATTGGATCATTATGAGAATCCAAGGAACGTGGGTTCCTTAGACAAAAATGATTCGCAAGTTGGTACAGGGTTGGTAGGTGCACCAGCTTGTGGAGATGTGATGAAACTTCAGATTAAAGTCGACAGCGATGGAAAGATCATTGatgcaaaattcaaaacattTGGTTGTGGTTCTGCCATTGCCTCAAGCTCATTAGCAACAGAATGGGTCAAAGGAAAGACT gTTGATGAAGctctaaaattaaaaaacactGATATTGCTAAGGAATTATGCTTACCACCCGTCAAGCTACACTGTTCAA tgCTTGCAGAAGATGCAATTAAGGCAGCATTGTCAGATTATCGTATAAAACAACAGGCAAAGtcaaaagaaaacgaaagcaATGATAGTACTCCAAAAGAAACATGA
- the LOC116433934 gene encoding uncharacterized protein LOC116433934 encodes MSGYHKKRQVCSIQRICVSDKRRVRKQKSKEYNVCTGWTQEWVYPEQLRTKARLDIREVVRGPFLSAKLLQTRPYINVPSFQAKETFNRARRGIPDAWREHLASRGYCGDTEARVLQKNSIPSYVRCLATDRLWNDLGLPFTQGIPDPWKTGFHRLGAAKRRRHVSRKRIVTRAASNYDADDEAETEYAAARSYRKSVKEYAGNGECCLGEGQGESNLLSKKEAIQTIEHASKNNGKNAHEKIARHKSLSSKISGKSKDIGPTEVKEIRREPVRSKRVTLKGKPSVPVRGRSPRKPFDHSDLKRTVRKNVQIDLIEQTKESSGTARTPGVTRCRCASQDHGHSDAPRFSACTNLLEKLDMSQRVLCKNCESMRREDDSNFVNTGSRPRSHKVIESGKIYKRTTLKVRGCLRTTKQRFESLNYRKPVGGRHAVADGDLTLVCCHCDCPYLRIAGSRASNCDRGTSGKTRRDRRTGPRERRRISKCTTTRKRRGNRADSENRRGTRVANKVCASNSDLG; translated from the exons A TGTCCGGGTACCATAAAAAACGACAGGTTTGCAGCATTCAACGCATCTGCGTCTCGGATAAGAGGAGAGTACGCAAGCAGAAGTCGAAGGAGTACAACGTTTGCACCGGATGGACGCAAGAATGGGTGTACCCGGAACAGCTTCGGACCAAGGCTCGCCTAGACATTCGAGAGGTGGTGCGCGGACCATTTTTATCGGCGAAATTGTTGCAGACACGGCCGTACATTAACGTGCCGTCGTTCCAAGCGAAGGAAACTTTTAATCGCGCGAGACGAGGCATTCCCGACGCATGGCGCGAACACTTAGCCTCCAGAGGTTACTGCGGTGACACAGAGGCACGTGTTCTGCAGAAGAATTCAATACCGTCTTACGTCAGATGCCTCGCCACTGACCGACTCTGGAACGATCTAGGTCTACCCTTCACGCAGGGCATTCCCGATCCATGGAAAACCGGGTTTCATCGGTTGGGAGCAGCGAAGCGTCGACGGCACGTTTCCAGGAAAAGGATCGTCACGCGAGCGGCCAGCAATTACGACGCGGACGACGAAGCTGAAACAGAATACGCCGCTGCTAGATCATATCGTAAGTCCGTGAAAGAGTACGCCGGCAATGGGGAATGTTGCCTCGGCGAGGGACAAGGCGAATCGAATTTACTGTCCAAGAAGGAAGCGATTCAGACAATCGAGCACGCTTCCAAGAACAACGGGAAAAATGCGCACGAGAAGATCGCTCGCCATAAGTCGCTATCTTCAAAGATTTCAGGGAAATCGAAGGACATCGGTCCTACGGAGGTCAAGGAAATTCGAAGAGAGCCTGTTAGGAGTAAGCGAGTAACTTTAAAAGGGAAACCGTCGGTGCCTGTTCGAGGGAGATCGCCGAGAAAGCCCTTCGATCACTCGGATTTGAAGAGAACCGTTAGGAAGAACGttcaaattgatttaattgaacaaACGAAAGAGTCTTCAGGGACAGCTCGCACGCCTGGTGTTACACGTTGCAGGTGTGCGTCGCAGGATCATGGCCATTCCGATGCTCCACGGTTTTCTGCTTGCACGAATCTATTGGAGAAATTGGACATGTCCCAGCGCGTGTTATGCAAGAACTGCGAAAGCATGCGCCGCGAAGACGATtcgaattttgtaaatactGGAAGTCGACCTAGGAGTCACAAAGTCATAGAAAGCGGGAAGATTTACAAAAGGACGACGCTGAAAGTCCGCGGTTGTCTTCGGACAACGAAGCAGCGTTTCGAGAGCTTGAATTATCGGAAACCCGTCGGAGGGCGGCACGCGGTTGCCGACGGGGATCTGACGCTGGTGTGCTGCCACTGCGACTGTCCTTATCTGCGAATAGCGGGCAGCCGAGCGAGCAACTGCGACCGCGGGACATCTGGCAAGACGCGGAGAGATCGGCGAACGGGGCCTCGCGAGCGTAGACGCATTTCAAAATGCACCACAACGCGGAAACGCAGGGGCAATCGCGCCGATTCCGAGAATCGTCGCGGGACACGCGTTGCAAACAAAGTGTGCGCTTCTAACAGCGACCTCGGATAG